The Ciconia boyciana chromosome 15, ASM3463844v1, whole genome shotgun sequence genome has a segment encoding these proteins:
- the TRMT2A gene encoding tRNA (uracil-5-)-methyltransferase homolog A: MEEGGGRCEPDQVAAPVPGAKDGAEAESKADGGGGDPAASPAACPDVYRYIKGDLFTSEIYKVEIQNLPKYIGFNDVKKFLAKYGLNPHKIKLFGKQTFAFVTFKSEEERDKAMKVLHGVLWKSRHLSVRLAKPKADPIAKKRKKEEETEQGEVKRPAPSSASREEPLSKQIADVVTPLWNMPYEEQLAKKKQECEQVLQKLTKEIGSNNRALLPWLFLQKQKYNKLCCPVEGVKASPLQTEYRNKCEFLIGIGVNQEDKTVGCRLGKYKGGTCAVVEPFDTIHIPAIAKKVVKAFQDYIRSTPYSVYSPETYEGHWKQLTVRTSRNGHVMAIVYFNPQKLSKEELADLKISLANYFTEGMGKSSGVTSLYFVEEGQRKSPNLEDLPLEHVAGDKYIYEELLGLKFRISPHAFFQVNTQAAEVLYTAIREWAQLSQESTVLDICCGTGTIGISLAKKVKKVIGIELCQEAVQDAKVNAQINELNNIEFHCGKAEDIVPSLINVLAPQNLITIVDPPRAGLHSKVILAIRRAEHLKKLIYVSCNPRAAMSNFVDLCRAPSNRVKGASFRPMKALAVDLFPQTRHCELLILFERVDYANGSSAEAPPEATQVTTAGCDSECSDGTNPSNTDTSQATAVQVINLCTTERLQGCQVISSYELEFKFIMYC; encoded by the exons ATGGAGGAGGGAGGCGGTCGGTGCGAGCCCGACCAGGTCGCGGCTCCGGTGCCCGGGGCTAAAGATGGGGCTGAAGCGGAGAGCAAGGCCGATGGCGGCGGGGGTGACCCCGCGGCGAGCCCCGCGGCCTGCCCCGACGTGTACAGGTACATTAAGGGAGACTTGTTTACCTCCGAGATCTATAAAGTAGAAATACAAAACCTTCCCAAATACATCGGGTTTAATGACGTGAAGAAGTTCCTTGCCAAATACGGACTCAATCCTCATAAGATAAAACTTTTTGGGAAGCAGACGTTCGCATTTGTAACGTTTAAGAGTGAGGAGGAGAGGGACAAGGCCATGAAGGTCCTCCATGGGGTTTTGTGGAAGAGCCGGCACCTGAGCGTCAGGCTTGCCAAGCCGAAAGCTGACCCGattgcaaaaaaaaggaagaaagaagaggagacgGAGCAGGGAGAGGTGAAGCGGCCGGCTCCCTCCAGCGCCAGCAGAGAGGAGCCTCTGAGCAAGCAAATAGCCGATGTCGTGACCCCGCTGTGGAACATGCCCTACGAAGAGCAGCTGGCCAAAAAGAAGCAGGAATGTGAACAAGTGCTGCAGAAGCTGACAAA GGAAATAGGAAGTAACAACAGAGCTTTACTACCTTGGTTGttcctgcagaagcagaagtaTAATAAATTGTGTTGCCCAGTGGAGGGAGTGAAAGCATCACCTTTGCAG aCTGAATATCGCAACAAATGTGAGTTCTTGATTGGGATTGGTGTAAATCAAGAAGACAAAACTGTGGGTTGTCGTCTTGGCAAATATAAGGGTGGTACATGTGCTGTAGTGGAGCCATTTGATACTATTCACATTCCTGCTATTGCCAAAAAAGTAGTAAAAGCTTTCCAAGACTACATAAG GTCAACTCCTTACTCAGTTTACAGCCCAGAAACCTATGAAGGTCACTGGAAACAGCTCACAGTCCGTACCAGCAGGAATGGCCACGTTATGgcaattgtttattttaatcctCAG AAATTAAGTAAAGAAGAACTAGCTGACCTGAAAATCTCTCTGGCAAACTACTTCACAGAAGGGATGGGAAAAAGCAGTGGTGTTACTTCGCTGTACTTTGTGGAGGAAGGACAAAG gaaaTCGCCCAATCTAGAAGACTTGCCTTTGGAGCATGTGGCTGGTGATAAGTACATCTATGAAGAACTTCTTGGCCTGAAGTTTAGAATTTCTCCTCATGCATTTTTTCAA GTGAACACACAAGCTGCAGAAGTTTTGTATACCGCCATTAGGGAGTGGGCACAGCTGAGCCAGGAGAGCACTGTACTGGACATCTGCTGTGGTACTGGAACTATTGGGATTTCTTTGGCAAAG AAAGTAAAGAAAGTGATTGGAATTGAACTCTGCCAAGAAGCTGTGCAGGATGCCAAAGTGAATGCCCAGATCAATG aACTGAATAATATTGAATTTCATTGTGGGAAGGCTGAAGATATTGTTCCTTCCCTAATTAACGTATTGGCTCCTCAGAACCTGATAACTATTGTAGATCCGCCACGAGCAGGGCTGC ATTCCAAGGTAATTCTCGCCATTAGAAGAGCTGAACACCTGAAGAAGCTTATCTATGTATCCTGCAATCCCAGAGCTGCAATGAGTAACTTTGTGGA TCTTTGCCGAGCCCCTTCCAACAGGGTCAAAGGAGCCTCTTTCCGTCCCATGAAAGCGCTGGCGGTGGATCTCTTTCCTCAGACCAGGCACTGCGAGTTGCTGATACTCTTTGAAAGGGTTGACTACGCAAACGGGAGCTCTGCTGAAGCACCGCCTGAGGCCACTCAGGTCACAACAGCAGGATGTGACTCGGAGTGCTCGGATGGCACCAACCCATCCAACACTGACACAAGCCAGGCGACTGCTGTACAG GTAATAAATCTCTGTACAACAGAGCGGTTGCAAGGCTGCCAAGTTATTTCATCATACGAATTGGAGTTCAAGTTCATTATGTACTGCTag